In the genome of Amia ocellicauda isolate fAmiCal2 chromosome 3, fAmiCal2.hap1, whole genome shotgun sequence, one region contains:
- the LOC136747132 gene encoding odorant receptor 131-2-like produces MENITEYLNNTVPQRALQDELNTGILVKVIFSMTLCLIFLYVNGIMLFTLSTRSTFRETSRYILFAHMLFNDSIQLLTSMLLYIFASVSLHFITGVCAILFLIASITYCNSPLNLAMMALERYIAICFPLRHSEIATPKRTGMAIGVIWFFGSMNDIIRIMIILITEPLYFLSSVHCTTKKLFRRKMLLDVSTAFTALYFVAVTLIIIYTYVAIMLEARSVSCEKISVTKARNTVLLHFFQLALCLTSFLHGVMETLASNLDGSVFLTLQYILFIVLIIFPRCLSPLIYGLRDESFRPLVKYYFMFALRNRVKPHSVTI; encoded by the coding sequence ATGGAAAACATAACAGAATATTTGAACAACACTGTACCACAGCGAGCACTGCAGGATGAGCTAAACACTGGGATACTGGTGAAAGTAATCTTTTCCATGACACTGTGTCTCATCTTCCTCTATGTGAACGGCATCATGCTCTTCACCTTGAGCACGAGAAGCACCTTCAGAGAGACTTCGCGCTACATCCTGTTTGCTCACATGCTCTTCAATGACTCCATACAGCTGCTGACCAGTATGCTGCTGTACATCTTTGCATCAGTCAGCCTACATTTTATCACTGGTGTGTGTgccattctttttttaattgcaagCATCACTTACTGCAACTCACCACTGAATCTTGCTATGATGGCTCTTGAAAGGTACATAGCAATCTGCTTCCCTCTGAGACACAGTGAAATAGCTACGCCAAAGAGAACTGGAATGGCCATAGGTGTGATATGGTTCTTTGGCAGCATGAATGACATTATTCGCATCATGATCATTTTAATTACAGAACCCTTATACTTCTTGTCTTCTGTGCATTGCACAACGAAAAAACTTTTCAGGAGAAAAATGCTTTTAGATGTGAGCACAGCATTCACAGCACTGTATTTTGTGGCAGTGACTCTCATTatcatatacacatatgtggCAATAATGTTGGAGGCCAGGTCTGTCTCCTGTGAAAAAATTTCAGTGACCAAGGCACGAAACACAGTGCTGCTGCATTTTTTTCAGCTTGCCCTGTGTCTCACATCATTCCTACATGGTGTGATGGAAACTCTGGCATCAAACTTGGATGGGTCTGTGTTTCTTACCTTACAGTACATCCTCTTCATTGTGCTAATCATCTTTCCAAGGTGCTTAAGTCCACTGATATATGGTCTAAGAGATGAGAGCTTCAGACCACTTGTGAAATACTATTTTATGTTTGCTTTGAGAAACAGAGTAAAACCTCATTCAGTCACTATTTAG